From a single Phragmites australis chromosome 7, lpPhrAust1.1, whole genome shotgun sequence genomic region:
- the LOC133925149 gene encoding putative glucose-6-phosphate 1-epimerase, producing MSASASSPLPAAEEKAQLAPVEHCKGVNGLDKVVLREVRGSSAEVYLYGGHVTSWKDEHGEELLFVSNKAIFKPPKPIRGGIPICFPQFSNFGNLEQHGFARNRSWSIDADPPPFPVPTSNRAYVDLILKSTEEDLKIWPHSFEYRLRVALGPGGDLMLTSRIRNTNADGKSFSFTFAYHTYFSISDISEVRVEGLETLDYLDNLQDRARFTEQGDAIVFESELDRIYLGTPSKIAIIDHEKKRTFVVRKAGLPDAVVWNPWDKKAKAMSDFGDDEYKRMVCVEAAAIEKHITLKPSEEWTGKLELSAVPSSYYSGQLDPVRVIQESSVPEDSFS from the exons ATGTCGGCCTCCGCGTCGTCGCCGTTGCCAGCCGCCGAGGAGAAAGCGCAGCTGGCGCCCGTGGAGCACTGCAAGGGCGTGAACGGCCTCGACAAGGTCGTCCTCCGCGAGGTCCGGGGCAGCTCCGCCGAG GTGTACCTGTATGGTGGGCATGTGACATCATGGAAAGATGAGCATGGAGAGGAGTTGCTTTTTGTTAGCAATAAG GCTATTTTCAAACCTCCAAAACCTATACGTGGAGGAATACCAATCTGCTTTCCACAG TTTTCCAACTTTGGAAATCTGGAACAACATGGATTTGCAAGGAATAGATCCTGGAGCATTGATGCTGATCCACCGCCATTTCCAGTACCAACCTCCAATAGGGCTTATGTTGACTTAATCCTTAAATCCACTGAAGAGGATTTGAAGATCTGGCCTCATAG TTTTGAATACCGTCTGAGGGTTGCACTTGGTCCTGGTGGTGATCTGATGCTAACTTCACGTATAAGAAATACTAATGCAGATGGAAAGTCGTTCTCTTTTACCTTTGCATACCACACGTACTTTTCGATCTCTGATATCAG TGAGGTCCGAGTAGAAGGCCTGGAAACTCTGGATTACCTAGACAACTTACAAGATAGAGCCCGCTTCACTGAACAAGGCGATGCGATTGTTTTTGAATCTGAA CTGGACAGAATATATCTGGGCACGCCGTCAAAAATTGCCATTATTGACCATGAGAAGAAAAGAACATTCGTTGTGAGGAAAGCAGGCCTTCCTGATGCTG TTGTTTGGAACCCCTGGGACAAAAAGGCTAAGGCTATGTCAGATTTTGGGGATGATGAATATAAACGCATGGTATGTGTGGAGGCAGCTGCCATAGAAAAGCATATTACTCTGAAGCCTAGTGAGGAGTGGACTGGAAAGTTGGAACTTTCTGCTGTGCCATCTAGTTATTACAGTGGTCAGCTAGACCCTGTCCGTGTGATTCAGGAATCAAGTGTCCCAGAGGATTCATTCAGCTAG